One Cardinium endosymbiont cEper1 of Encarsia pergandiella genomic region harbors:
- a CDS encoding Rpn family recombination-promoting nuclease/putative transposase codes for MEQITPKVDLAFKKIFGVEENKDLLISLINATVSIEDQVVDVTLLNPYNPKNFRSDKLSILDIKATSETGKRFNIEIQITDEADYDKRALYYWAKLYTDQLKASQGYAKLNKAIGIHILNFISIADNKKYHNVFRITEQESGLPYFHDLELHTVELTKFSKDPNENLQSLLKKIKTSLDIWTAFLTRHDLLNKDNLPAPLAIPSLKKALHVLDTLNFTEEERMAYEDHLKWLLIEANTVEKYRQEGEEKGRKKGIEEGRQEGIRIGEEKGKLKIAKSMLSKGYSMEDITLLTGLYPSDIKDII; via the coding sequence ATGGAACAAATTACGCCAAAAGTAGATTTAGCCTTTAAGAAAATATTTGGAGTAGAGGAAAATAAAGATCTATTGATTTCTTTAATAAACGCTACGGTTTCAATTGAAGATCAGGTAGTAGATGTTACGCTATTGAATCCTTATAACCCAAAAAATTTTAGAAGCGACAAGCTATCTATTTTAGATATTAAAGCCACAAGTGAAACTGGCAAAAGGTTTAATATAGAGATCCAAATCACAGATGAAGCAGATTATGATAAACGCGCTTTATATTATTGGGCTAAGTTATATACAGATCAGTTAAAGGCTTCTCAAGGTTACGCTAAATTAAATAAAGCCATAGGAATTCATATACTTAACTTTATCTCCATAGCAGATAATAAAAAGTATCATAATGTCTTTCGTATTACAGAACAAGAGAGCGGGTTACCCTACTTTCATGATTTAGAATTACATACAGTAGAGTTAACCAAGTTCAGTAAAGATCCAAATGAAAATCTACAGAGTTTATTGAAAAAAATCAAAACATCATTAGATATCTGGACGGCTTTTCTTACGCGTCATGATTTATTAAACAAAGATAACTTACCTGCACCATTAGCTATTCCTAGCCTAAAGAAGGCCTTACATGTTTTAGACACCTTAAACTTCACTGAGGAAGAAAGAATGGCCTATGAGGATCACTTGAAATGGTTACTCATAGAAGCCAATACAGTGGAAAAATATAGACAAGAAGGAGAAGAAAAAGGAAGAAAAAAGGGGATAGAAGAAGGGAGACAAGAAGGTATCCGAATAGGGGAAGAAAAGGGTAAGCTAAAAATAGCTAAATCTATGCTTTCAAAAGGCTATTCTATGGAAGACATTACGCTCCTTACAGGTTTATATCCTTCTGATATTAAGGATATTATATAA
- a CDS encoding sodium:solute symporter family protein translates to MHYTDLDHIIVYIFLLVTFLIGLFQGKALKNMEEYTIAHKMYGVIPLVATYLATDIGAGSILSDASAVFNKGIIVNISISSLFIAYIIRALFIVPKMVYFDNCLTLAEIMGTYGKSARIITGILNVLNAIIHTGIQLTAIGIISEPLLGIDPTWSILMGGFITILYTAIGGIKAVTITDIVQFFIFIVAVPLITYNVVYHIGGIEALFIKVPSERFLIIDHERFYRYMIYVVIWLLQIGMVDPAVVQRMLMAKNKRQLRNKYIIIAFFDPIFRFLVMLIGLGGLVLYPTIKSSIVVPHVIQTLLPAGIKGLTIAGLLAIIMSSADSYIHIAGVTLVHDVINPLSKNRLTTFHACYWARYTTLLTGCLATFIALKMTHIPYLGFKALELTAPMLLVPFIAVIIGLKANKKAFIASLLIAVMAFMLSNLLLLSMYNILSIPITTLSSGFIFLLVYYCTYKKWEKMDRVVSKFIIMFKPTNRGLHQMINKNIPNLHTILFHVKNNLQKYGSPYILSGILCGCNLLIPNFIDRQAIASNQILLLSLISVGIICCFFVIIKDKWPKIIQDKYLPLFFLFTTSYCLPFLSTIMVLATKGNIIWIIHMLLSIIFFIVLTDYLNMIWLTLLSIMFGWFIFADHFEPIKWNVHNISYYLVGYHFIISLLIGFIFSYIKQKKITQLYAQQQQIRHTHKLNELDYLYNLRHQILQKRYFFSKESCSNYVEKDHKEISNPSVQDNLYINRSIEEIDDFNFYYRNQIYTNISYLRLNIASIEINELLAKLALFLKPLGLEEKVQVHVNTTCKFICCDSVQIIQLLVNRLHDLEKQSKYFLFTLSFQETTLSYPLHVATNRNYKKIVPAIALILSTTQNYTIAKPAYTVEKNMFEINFPNDITELIKYKNQRIIDAHYGYSETITTESDNQAVYIIPIDLKMLRPKVIDEPSLPEGPLETNASVALEKNFYLKYKEKLI, encoded by the coding sequence ATGCATTACACAGATTTAGATCATATCATCGTATATATATTTTTATTGGTTACTTTTTTAATAGGACTTTTTCAGGGAAAAGCTCTAAAAAATATGGAAGAATATACTATTGCCCATAAAATGTATGGAGTTATTCCATTAGTTGCTACTTACTTGGCTACTGATATAGGTGCAGGAAGTATCCTAAGTGATGCCTCAGCTGTATTCAATAAAGGTATTATCGTTAATATTTCTATTTCTTCTTTATTTATTGCTTATATAATTAGAGCACTATTCATAGTTCCTAAAATGGTTTATTTCGATAATTGTTTAACACTTGCGGAGATCATGGGTACATATGGAAAATCAGCCAGAATCATTACAGGAATTTTAAACGTTTTGAATGCCATTATACATACCGGAATACAGTTAACGGCTATTGGTATAATCAGTGAACCTTTATTAGGCATAGATCCTACTTGGTCTATATTAATGGGAGGTTTTATTACAATATTATACACAGCAATAGGAGGTATTAAGGCAGTTACCATAACAGATATCGTCCAATTTTTTATATTTATCGTCGCTGTTCCCCTTATTACTTATAATGTAGTATATCATATTGGAGGTATAGAAGCATTATTTATAAAAGTACCTTCAGAAAGATTTTTGATAATAGATCATGAACGATTCTATCGTTATATGATCTACGTTGTAATATGGTTGTTGCAAATAGGTATGGTAGATCCTGCTGTTGTACAAAGAATGCTTATGGCTAAAAATAAACGTCAATTGCGTAATAAGTATATAATCATTGCCTTTTTTGATCCTATTTTTCGATTCTTAGTCATGCTTATTGGGTTAGGAGGGTTAGTACTATACCCTACTATAAAATCTAGTATAGTTGTACCACATGTCATTCAGACATTATTACCAGCAGGAATAAAAGGATTAACTATAGCTGGTCTATTGGCCATTATAATGTCTAGTGCTGACTCTTATATTCATATAGCTGGAGTAACCTTAGTACATGATGTAATTAACCCCTTATCCAAAAACAGATTGACAACTTTTCATGCTTGTTATTGGGCACGATATACTACACTACTGACAGGATGTTTAGCCACATTTATAGCATTAAAAATGACTCATATCCCTTATTTGGGATTTAAAGCATTGGAACTGACCGCTCCTATGCTTTTAGTACCATTTATAGCAGTCATTATTGGACTTAAGGCCAATAAAAAAGCTTTCATAGCCTCTTTATTAATTGCAGTAATGGCTTTTATGTTGTCTAACTTACTACTCCTTAGTATGTACAATATACTATCCATACCCATTACTACCTTGAGCAGCGGATTCATTTTTCTTTTGGTATACTATTGCACATATAAAAAATGGGAAAAAATGGATCGTGTTGTAAGTAAATTTATCATAATGTTTAAACCAACTAATCGTGGGTTACACCAAATGATAAACAAAAATATACCTAATCTTCATACAATTCTATTTCACGTAAAAAATAATCTGCAAAAATACGGATCCCCTTATATATTATCTGGGATATTATGTGGGTGCAACCTGCTTATACCTAATTTTATAGATCGACAAGCTATAGCATCTAACCAGATATTATTACTTAGCTTGATATCTGTAGGTATTATTTGTTGCTTCTTTGTAATTATAAAGGATAAGTGGCCTAAAATAATTCAAGATAAATACCTTCCTTTATTCTTTCTTTTTACCACTTCCTACTGTTTACCATTCTTAAGTACTATCATGGTACTAGCTACAAAAGGAAACATAATATGGATCATACATATGCTACTGTCTATAATATTTTTTATCGTTCTGACAGACTACCTAAATATGATATGGCTTACTTTATTGAGTATTATGTTCGGATGGTTTATATTTGCAGATCATTTTGAGCCTATCAAATGGAACGTTCATAACATATCGTATTATCTAGTTGGTTATCATTTTATTATTTCTCTACTTATTGGGTTTATTTTTTCTTACATAAAACAAAAGAAAATCACACAACTATACGCACAACAACAGCAAATAAGGCACACCCATAAATTAAACGAATTGGATTACCTATATAATTTACGACATCAAATATTACAAAAAAGATATTTCTTTAGTAAAGAATCCTGTTCTAACTATGTAGAAAAAGATCACAAAGAAATATCTAACCCATCTGTTCAAGATAATCTTTATATAAATAGATCTATTGAGGAAATAGATGACTTTAATTTCTATTATAGAAATCAGATTTACACCAATATATCTTATTTACGTCTCAATATAGCTTCTATAGAAATTAATGAACTTCTTGCTAAACTAGCATTATTTCTTAAACCATTAGGATTAGAAGAGAAAGTACAAGTACACGTTAATACAACATGCAAGTTTATTTGTTGTGATAGTGTACAAATTATTCAACTTTTGGTAAATAGACTACATGATCTAGAAAAACAATCGAAATACTTTCTATTTACCTTATCCTTTCAAGAAACTACATTGTCCTATCCATTACACGTAGCAACCAATCGTAATTATAAAAAGATAGTCCCCGCAATTGCATTGATACTTTCTACAACACAAAATTATACAATAGCAAAACCTGCTTATACAGTAGAGAAAAACATGTTTGAAATCAATTTTCCTAACGATATAACTGAATTAATTAAATATAAAAATCAACGTATAATCGATGCACACTATGGATATAGTGAGACCATAACCACTGAATCAGATAATCAAGCAGTTTATATCATACCAATAGATTTAAAAATGCTTCGACCTAAAGTAATAGATGAACCATCTTTACCGGAAGGACCATTAGAAACCAACGCATCTGTTGCTTTAGAAAAAAATTTCTATCTCAAATACAAGGAAAAACTGATTTAG
- a CDS encoding IS3 family transposase gives MGRKKVRKFSSVEKTKIVLDLLKEELTLVELSSKYGVTSKTLQNWKHQFMEHAYLAFDPSKVVSAYKDEIAHLKDENDSLAKTLGKTTVERDWAVGKLKSLDLLSKKGLVESKLTHLPKARQCKLLSINRSFLYYKSSIEDSFNKELINKIADIYIDHPEYGYRYIYNQLLEDGLSIGKNRVLHYMRRMGLCAVYPRKKVFTSFKSSKYKAHGYLLDKYWFSSGQTRRLYVPKSNQVWSGDITYIKTNNGFIYFAAIIDWHSKAILSYKVSNSMDTTLVTDILEEALSKYPAPEYFNSDHGSQYTSHGHIQLLKKYGIKISMNGQGRSIDNVVIERFFRTIKYNCLFINDFKNIKEIKQGINDYMHKYNYKRFHSSIKYQKPMNVYLTHVKNQYAKAEITRKQNL, from the coding sequence ATGGGAAGAAAAAAGGTTAGAAAGTTTAGTTCAGTAGAGAAGACTAAAATAGTCTTAGATTTATTAAAAGAAGAATTGACGTTAGTAGAGTTATCGTCCAAGTATGGAGTAACTAGCAAAACACTTCAAAATTGGAAACATCAGTTTATGGAGCATGCTTATTTAGCTTTTGATCCATCCAAAGTTGTTAGTGCATACAAAGATGAAATAGCTCATTTAAAGGATGAAAATGATTCCTTAGCCAAGACATTAGGTAAAACTACAGTTGAGCGGGACTGGGCAGTGGGAAAGCTAAAGAGCTTGGACTTATTAAGTAAAAAAGGTCTTGTCGAATCCAAGCTTACTCATTTACCTAAGGCAAGACAATGTAAATTATTATCGATTAATCGTTCTTTTTTATATTATAAATCTAGTATAGAAGATAGTTTTAATAAGGAGCTTATCAATAAAATAGCTGATATTTATATCGATCATCCAGAATACGGATACCGTTATATATATAACCAGTTATTAGAAGATGGTTTGTCTATAGGAAAAAATCGTGTGCTACATTATATGCGTAGAATGGGCTTATGTGCTGTTTATCCGCGTAAAAAAGTTTTTACTTCTTTTAAGTCTTCTAAATATAAAGCACATGGTTATTTACTAGATAAGTATTGGTTTTCCTCTGGTCAGACCAGGCGTCTTTATGTACCTAAATCAAATCAGGTTTGGAGCGGGGATATAACTTATATTAAAACTAATAATGGATTTATCTATTTTGCAGCTATAATAGACTGGCATAGTAAGGCTATATTGAGCTATAAAGTATCTAACAGTATGGATACAACACTTGTAACAGATATTTTAGAAGAAGCTCTTAGCAAATATCCTGCTCCAGAGTACTTTAATAGCGATCATGGAAGTCAATATACCAGTCATGGTCACATACAATTGTTAAAAAAGTATGGTATTAAAATATCAATGAATGGGCAAGGTAGAAGTATTGATAATGTAGTTATAGAGCGTTTTTTTAGAACAATAAAATATAACTGCTTGTTTATAAATGACTTTAAAAATATTAAAGAGATTAAACAGGGCATTAACGATTACATGCATAAATATAATTACAAAAGATTTCATTCTAGTATTAAATATCAAAAACCTATGAACGTCTATCTTACACATGTAAAAAATCAATACGCTAAAGCAGAAATAACACGGAAACAAAATTTATAA
- a CDS encoding Rpn family recombination-promoting nuclease/putative transposase, translating to MNKEENKTNDKEKVLDKPHDQLFKNTFCNKEAMLDFLSANLPSDLLSRIDKESLELTNKSFVDPVGRRGESDLGFKTNINGNSGYLYLLAEHQSTEDPYMGLRFLEYNVQLLRQHLKENGNVPLPVILNICVYSGNKPYKGSSSLFDLFSDPELVKSYMFNSFHLVDLYSTSEDELLSYKKAAFAAMVLKQGIYRDFTQWFSDRISLIVEFLEKDYISYADAVFLYMLKVDDNPNLLETIKNSNPKLKNIV from the coding sequence ATGAATAAGGAAGAGAACAAAACCAATGATAAAGAAAAGGTATTAGATAAGCCTCATGACCAGTTATTTAAAAATACTTTTTGTAATAAAGAGGCAATGCTAGATTTTTTATCAGCGAACCTTCCTTCTGATCTACTTTCTAGAATAGATAAAGAATCATTAGAGTTAACTAATAAGAGTTTCGTAGATCCAGTTGGTAGACGAGGAGAATCTGATTTAGGCTTCAAAACCAATATAAATGGTAATTCTGGTTACCTATATTTGTTAGCCGAACATCAGTCTACTGAAGATCCTTATATGGGTCTAAGGTTTTTGGAATATAACGTTCAATTGTTGAGACAACATCTAAAAGAGAATGGAAATGTACCTCTTCCAGTTATATTAAATATCTGTGTATACAGCGGAAACAAGCCCTATAAAGGTTCAAGTAGTTTATTTGATCTCTTTTCGGATCCTGAGCTAGTAAAATCGTATATGTTTAATAGTTTTCATTTAGTTGATTTATATAGTACGTCTGAAGATGAACTTCTTAGCTATAAAAAAGCTGCTTTTGCAGCCATGGTTCTAAAGCAAGGTATCTATAGAGATTTTACGCAATGGTTTTCTGATCGTATCAGTTTAATTGTAGAATTTCTAGAAAAAGATTACATTAGTTACGCGGATGCAGTATTTTTATATATGTTGAAGGTAGATGATAATCCAAATTTACTGGAAACAATAAAAAACTCTAACCCAAAATTAAAGAATATAGTATAG
- a CDS encoding tyrosine-type recombinase/integrase produces MAYQYVREPLRFEESDRLCQACETVQEKLIVWTLLDTGLRVSELCGLTTEQILWQQKAIRVSGKGGPYGKKSKKRVVPMSKRVQTLLEHYFTINNSWPIGIRQVQKIIKQIANKAKITQEVTPHVLRHTFATLALQKGISLASVQKILGHDRLMTTAIYLNFTDAHVMEEYATKWYAFSVHLRTILGSVAFVLREWDQTR; encoded by the coding sequence ATGGCGTATCAATATGTAAGGGAACCTTTACGATTTGAGGAATCAGATCGGCTCTGTCAGGCTTGTGAAACTGTTCAAGAAAAATTAATCGTATGGACTTTATTAGATACAGGGTTAAGAGTATCCGAATTGTGTGGACTTACTACAGAGCAAATCCTATGGCAACAAAAAGCAATCCGTGTTTCTGGTAAAGGTGGACCATATGGGAAAAAATCTAAAAAAAGAGTGGTACCTATGTCTAAGCGCGTTCAAACATTGCTTGAACATTATTTCACTATTAATAATTCCTGGCCTATTGGAATAAGGCAAGTACAAAAAATTATTAAACAGATTGCTAACAAAGCAAAAATAACACAAGAAGTTACTCCCCATGTTTTGCGTCATACTTTTGCCACGTTGGCATTACAAAAAGGCATATCGTTGGCATCTGTACAAAAGATACTTGGACATGATAGACTAATGACCACAGCAATATATCTCAATTTTACAGATGCACACGTTATGGAGGAATATGCCACTAAATGGTACGCGTTTAGCGTACATTTGCGCACGATTTTGGGTTCTGTCGCGTTTGTTTTAAGGGAATGGGATCAAACTCGGTAA
- a CDS encoding HD domain-containing protein has product MTIVQKAIHQIKQIHRGQFRKSGELFYTHPLVVATILLKMTSDPDAIIAALLHDTIEDTPLCLYQIAYQYGKEVAYIVDKVTNIDCITSKKIKLTETENKQKISDYKDIRVVMVKLSDRLHNLQTIGFHLFDKQKKIAQETLDFYIPLGKILNIPSVNEIVHEMHTICRSIIDKAI; this is encoded by the coding sequence GTGACCATTGTGCAGAAGGCTATACATCAAATTAAACAGATACACAGAGGTCAGTTCAGAAAATCAGGTGAATTATTTTATACACACCCTTTAGTAGTGGCCACTATTTTATTAAAGATGACTAGTGATCCAGACGCTATCATTGCAGCTTTACTACATGATACTATAGAAGATACACCACTTTGTCTGTATCAAATAGCTTATCAATATGGAAAAGAAGTAGCTTATATAGTTGACAAGGTTACAAATATAGATTGTATAACATCAAAAAAGATAAAACTTACAGAAACGGAAAATAAACAAAAAATATCTGATTATAAAGATATAAGAGTTGTTATGGTAAAATTATCAGACCGGTTACATAATTTACAAACTATTGGATTTCACTTATTTGATAAACAAAAGAAAATAGCTCAAGAAACGTTAGATTTTTACATACCACTTGGTAAAATACTTAACATTCCTTCTGTAAATGAAATAGTTCATGAAATGCATACAATTTGTCGATCGATTATCGATAAAGCTATTTAA
- a CDS encoding sodium:solute symporter family transporter encodes MNSFSRWLFSRLMLRMGPFMQNLSVPEMMGNVYGTWPRIITALVGICSSICFIAMQIIVMSNAISICTLNLFNADIISILATLVLIFYSMFGGVRAVTYTDLLQFVTFAIIIPLLAWFIFKQTGKSMVEVVALLQTEKKFQWNSLLNSLFHFDIKSLGMWAMMLCTMVPDLGAPAIMQRVYMSSGPTQAKKVFLYVSVLGFLISGFILLIGVFVFIGGGSTLPVEGVWDYIMTNISPLFKGLVCTSFLAMAMSTADSYLNACSVIVSNDMVKILQKREKITDVYQFKIARWTTLLVGLSSMFLTFYCKDLLDLLMLSFAFSLPIIAFPALLAVFGFRGTSRTALIDGYRCLGHFSLEKMGYIHNWYRRLLCLYVGQWFRYDGRTLSTETAERCRMGETR; translated from the coding sequence GTGAACAGTTTTAGTAGATGGCTTTTTAGTCGTTTGATGTTACGTATGGGGCCATTTATGCAAAACCTTTCTGTCCCAGAGATGATGGGTAATGTATATGGTACTTGGCCAAGGATTATTACGGCTCTAGTTGGTATTTGCAGTTCTATTTGCTTCATTGCTATGCAGATTATCGTAATGTCCAACGCGATTAGCATATGTACTCTAAATTTATTTAATGCCGACATCATTAGCATTCTTGCTACTTTAGTCCTTATTTTTTATTCTATGTTTGGAGGTGTTCGTGCGGTTACCTATACAGATCTACTGCAGTTTGTAACTTTTGCTATAATTATTCCACTTTTAGCTTGGTTTATATTCAAACAAACAGGTAAATCAATGGTAGAGGTAGTTGCTTTGTTACAAACTGAAAAAAAATTTCAATGGAACAGTCTGCTGAACAGTTTATTCCACTTTGATATTAAATCATTGGGTATGTGGGCAATGATGCTATGCACTATGGTTCCTGATTTAGGGGCACCTGCAATTATGCAAAGGGTCTATATGTCTTCTGGACCTACTCAAGCTAAAAAAGTCTTTTTGTATGTGAGTGTTTTAGGTTTTTTGATCAGTGGATTTATACTTCTGATTGGTGTATTTGTTTTTATAGGGGGTGGGTCAACATTACCAGTGGAAGGTGTATGGGACTATATCATGACTAATATTTCACCCCTGTTTAAGGGACTAGTTTGTACCAGTTTTTTAGCCATGGCTATGTCTACAGCCGATTCTTATTTAAACGCCTGTTCCGTTATAGTTAGCAATGATATGGTAAAGATCCTACAAAAGAGAGAAAAAATTACTGATGTCTACCAGTTTAAAATAGCTAGATGGACTACCCTATTAGTGGGCCTATCGAGTATGTTTTTAACTTTTTATTGTAAGGATCTTTTAGATTTACTTATGTTATCCTTTGCTTTTTCTCTTCCAATAATAGCCTTTCCAGCTTTGTTAGCTGTTTTTGGCTTTCGGGGTACGTCTCGTACGGCTTTAATAGATGGGTACAGGTGTCTTGGCCATTTTAGCTTGGAAAAAATGGGTTACATCCACAACTGGTATAGACGGCTCCTTTGTTTGTATGTTGGCCAATGGTTTAGATATGATGGTCGCACACTATCTACTGAAACAGCCGAAAGGTGCAGGATGGGTGAAACCCGATAA
- a CDS encoding RtcB family protein, protein MAKKINVYGLNIEEEALKQFNNCCSKNFVVEAALMPDAHPGYVAPIGSVIKTYKSIVPSWVGYDIGCGMIAVKIANHIDEQNIIHEKAQQLFNQVNRDIPMGTGRYNKQNDRVYLVDEMETAIRRLKELTTYQALWNEVYHKSKPNLGTLGSGNHFIEILISGNETWLVIHSGSRSVGHHIATYFMKAVSGLEKGFEETFAIEDASLHNEYMIFQQYCLEFALLNRISMAVKVEKSIHKVTGISYNTTENLWTNKNHNHCIKVGKDLFIHRKGATSSDKGERGVIPANMKDGCFLVEGLGNDDFLSSSSHGAGRIMSRKQAQKHVKLDQFKEAMQGIIAPIMTKTIDESPFAYKNITEVMELQKNSVKILQHLKPIINWKGF, encoded by the coding sequence ATGGCTAAAAAAATTAATGTTTACGGTTTAAACATAGAAGAAGAGGCGCTGAAACAATTCAACAATTGTTGTAGCAAAAATTTTGTCGTAGAAGCTGCTTTGATGCCAGATGCACATCCTGGATATGTTGCACCTATAGGTAGTGTAATCAAAACATACAAATCAATTGTACCTTCTTGGGTAGGCTATGATATAGGATGTGGGATGATCGCTGTTAAAATAGCCAACCACATAGATGAACAAAATATTATACATGAAAAGGCCCAGCAACTATTTAATCAAGTTAATAGAGACATACCTATGGGGACAGGTCGCTACAATAAACAAAATGACCGAGTCTATTTGGTTGATGAAATGGAAACAGCCATTAGGAGATTAAAGGAATTGACAACTTATCAAGCTTTATGGAATGAGGTATATCATAAATCAAAACCAAATTTAGGTACTTTAGGTTCTGGTAATCATTTTATTGAAATATTGATCAGTGGTAATGAAACGTGGTTGGTGATCCACAGTGGCTCAAGAAGTGTTGGCCATCATATAGCTACTTATTTTATGAAAGCTGTTTCTGGATTGGAGAAAGGGTTTGAAGAAACATTTGCTATTGAAGATGCAAGTTTACATAATGAATATATGATTTTTCAGCAATATTGTTTGGAATTTGCTCTGTTAAATAGAATCTCTATGGCGGTAAAAGTTGAAAAATCTATCCATAAAGTAACAGGTATTTCATACAACACGACAGAAAATTTGTGGACAAATAAAAATCACAACCATTGTATTAAAGTAGGGAAAGATCTATTTATACATAGAAAAGGAGCAACTTCTTCAGATAAGGGAGAACGTGGTGTAATACCTGCTAATATGAAGGATGGTTGTTTTCTAGTTGAAGGGCTAGGTAATGATGATTTTTTAAGTAGTTCTTCACACGGAGCTGGTAGAATAATGTCTCGTAAACAAGCACAAAAACATGTCAAGCTAGATCAGTTTAAAGAAGCCATGCAAGGGATCATTGCACCTATAATGACAAAAACAATAGATGAAAGTCCTTTTGCTTATAAAAATATAACAGAAGTCATGGAATTACAGAAAAATAGTGTTAAAATATTACAACATTTAAAGCCAATTATTAACTGGAAAGGGTTTTAA
- a CDS encoding IS256 family transposase yields the protein MIKAIEFLIDSGVDLSTLFDQGGLLKQLIKRLVEKALESEMDSHLGYSKYGRSXXENSRNGLSSKRVITDNGVISVEVPRDRSSSFEPVLLPKRQTRIPGLDDKILSLYAKGMSLSDIQLQIQELYGAEVSESLISNITDSVIEDVKIWQNRPLETVYPIVFFDCFVVKVRQDKRIMNKSVYVALGIDRLGIKDVLGLWMSENEGSKFWLGNLTELKNRGMXDMLIACTDNLSGMSEAISAVYPKTDHQLCIVHQIRNSLKYVSYKDRKGLSADLKPIYTSVNEEEALMALETFANKWDKQYPQIAXSWYANWNNLMLFLQYPNAIRXVIXTTNIVESVNSQFRRVTKNKRVFPNDLAVFKTLYLTINXITRKWTMPMHNWSEAIAHFLIKFEHRI from the coding sequence ATAATCAAGGCGATAGAATTCCTTATAGACTCAGGTGTAGACCTATCGACTCTGTTTGATCAAGGCGGTTTACTGAAACAATTAATCAAACGTCTTGTAGAAAAAGCGTTAGAATCAGAAATGGATTCCCATCTAGGTTATAGCAAGTATGGACGTAGTGNTTNAGAAAATTCCCGTAATGGCCTGTCTAGTAAGCGAGTTATAACTGATAATGGTGTTATATCGGTTGAAGTCCCCAGAGATAGATCATCCAGTTTTGAACCTGTTTTATTACCTAAACGTCAAACAAGAATCCCTGGTTTAGATGATAAGATTTTATCTTTATATGCTAAAGGGATGAGTCTATCAGATATTCAGCTTCAAATACAAGAATTGTATGGAGCAGAAGTTAGTGAAAGCCTGATCAGTAACATCACAGATTCTGTTATTGAAGATGTTAAGATATGGCAAAATCGTCCATTAGAAACAGTCTATCCAATTGTTTTTTTTGATTGTTTTGTAGTTAAGGTTAGACAAGACAAACGCATCATGAATAAGTCAGTCTATGTTGCGTTAGGTATAGATCGACTAGGGATAAAAGATGTTTTAGGACTATGGATGAGTGAAAATGAAGGATCTAAGTTTTGGTTAGGTAATTTGACAGAGCTCAAAAATCGTGGTATGCANGATATGCTCATTGCTTGTACAGATAATTTATCAGGTATGTCTGAGGCAATCAGTGCTGTATATCCTAAAACAGATCACCAACTCTGTATCGTTCACCAAATTAGGAATAGCTTGAAGTATGTATCCTATAAAGATAGGAAAGGATTATCTGCTGATTTAAAGCCAATTTATACATCAGTAAATGAAGAAGAAGCACTAATGGCATTAGAAACTTTTGCCAACAAATGGGATAAACAGTACCCACAAATAGCCAANTCTTGGTATGCTAATTGGAATAATCTGATGCTATTTTTACAATACCCTAATGCAATACGTANGGTTATTTANACAACAAATATTGTTGAATCTGTAAATAGTCAATTCCGTAGAGTTACTAAAAATAAAAGAGTGTTTCCTAACGATTTAGCTGTTTTTAAAACCTTATATTTAACTATTAACTANATAACCAGAAAGTGGACCATGCCTATGCATAATTGGAGTGAGGCTATAGCACATTTTTTAATTAAATTCGAACATAGAATTTAA